The proteins below are encoded in one region of Triticum aestivum cultivar Chinese Spring chromosome 1B, IWGSC CS RefSeq v2.1, whole genome shotgun sequence:
- the LOC123136610 gene encoding uncharacterized protein translates to MLRRLSSAAAGGLRRSLSSSPAASRPPWALIQLTNVDKSGAPAPGATLHLDAPPFVTGLTVPAHFIHPRPLPDPATGVFGSVPGHVAAVSSDGLLLVRFWESRFQFDVPATGESMLCAIRDMSFFTGMDINPEVTRFVCNPLSGELYRLPDLDGTKRTTMYQHLGLLTQSQGGHGPPDRYAVAEMFTIGGREDEESFVLRRFLSETGKWEKLLGLPSPLPAGRRMHIDSAVVPFGDRLWWIDESWGAISVDPLSERPELRFIPLPRGSVLPDLEGVVFMRKLQRYRRMGESEGKMRYIEVSKKKPYVVSSFSLDDGGSSWTLDHEVAFTTIWDDEPLKEMPAIGAIDPLNSHVVYLVCGNQLLGVDMEKEKITGSSRLAIPSVPILPCVLPTWLESSQIPSADWSKKTAVKEETSPDMVKKETLCVEVELMK, encoded by the exons ATGCTCCGCCGCCTCTCCAGCGCCGCCGCGGGCGGGCTCCGCCGCTCCCTCTCCTCGTCCCCGGCCGCCTCGCGGCCCCCGTGGGCCCTCATCCAGCTCACCAACGTCGACAAGTCGGGGGCGCCGGCGCCGGGCGCGACCCTGCACCTCGACGCGCCCCCGTTCGTCACCGGCCTCACCGTCCCCGCCCACTTCATCCACCCGCGCCCCCTCCCCGACCCCGCCACCGGCGTGTTCGGCTCCGTCCCGGGCCACGTCGCCGCCGTCAGCAGCGACGGCCTCCTCCTCGTGCGCTTCTGGGAGTCCCGCTTCCAGTTCGACGTCCCCGCCACCGGCGAGTCGATGCTCTGCGCGATCCGCGACATGTCCTTCTTCACCGGCATGGACATCAACCCGGAGGTCACGCGCTTCGTCTGCAACCCGCTCAGCGGCGAGCTCTACCGCCTCCCGGACCTCGACGGCACCAAGAGGACCACCATGTACCAGCACCTCGGCCTCCTCACTCAGTCCCAAGGCGGGCACGGACCGCCTGACAGGTATGCCGTAGCCGAGATGTTTACCATCGGCGGCAGGGAGGATGAGGAGAGCTTCGTCTTGCGGCGGTTTCTCTCGGAGACGGGGAAGTGGGAAAAATTGCTGGGCTTGCCGTCCCCATTGCCTGCCGGTCGGCGGATGCACATCGACAGCGCCGTGGTGCCCTTCGGCGACCGCTTGTGGTGGATCGACGAGAGCTGGGGCGCCATCTCGGTGGACCCGCTCAGCGAGAGGCCGGAGCTCCGGTTCATCCCGCTGCCCAGAGGGAGCGTGCTGCCTGACCTCGAAGGTGTGGTGTTCATGAGGAAACTTCAGCGCTACCGACGTATGGGGGAAAGTGAGGGGAAGATGCGCTACATCGAGGTGTCCAAAAAGAAGCCCTACGTGGTCAGCTCCTTCTCCCTCGACGACGGTGGCAGCTCCTGGACGCTGGACCACGAGGTGGCGTTCACCACAATTTGGGATGATGAACCCTTGAAGGAGATGCCGGCGATTGGCGCAATTGACCCACTCAACAGCCATGTTGTGTACCTTGTGTGCGGCAACCAGCTTCTTGGCGTGGACATGGAGAAGGAGAAGATAACAGGGAGCTCTCGTCTAGCTATACCCAGTGTCCCCATCCTACCATGTGTCCTCCCGACGTGGCTGGAATCAAGCCAGATTCCCTCTGCAG ATTGGAGCAAGAAGACCGCTGTCAAAGAGGAGACATCGCCTGACATGGTCAAAAAGGAGACTTTGTGTGTAGAAGTAGAGCTGATGAAGTGA